A genome region from Hevea brasiliensis isolate MT/VB/25A 57/8 chromosome 7, ASM3005281v1, whole genome shotgun sequence includes the following:
- the LOC131181679 gene encoding photosystem II protein D1-like: MIPTLLTTTSVFIIAFIAAPPVDIDGIREPVSRSLLYGNNIISGAIIPTSTAIGLHFYPIWEAVFVDEWLYNGGPYKLIVLHFLLGVACYMGREWELSFRLGMRPWIAIAYSAPVATATAIFLIYPIGQGSFSDGMSLGISSTFNFMIVFQAEHNILMHPFHMLGVAGVFGGSLFSAMHGSLGTSSLIRETTENESANEGYRFGQEEETYNIVAAHGYFG, encoded by the coding sequence ATGATCCCTACTTTATTGACTACAACTTCTGTATTTATTATCGCTTTCATTGCTGCCCCTCCAGTAGATATTGATGGTATTCGTGAACCTGTTTCTAGATCTCTACTTTATGGAAACAATATTATTTCTGGTGCCATTATTCCTACTTCTACAGCTATAGGTTTGCATTTTTACCCAATATGGGAAGCGGTATTCGTTGATGAATGGTTATACAATGGCGGTCCTTATAAGCTAATTGTTCTACACTTCTTACTTGGTGTAGCTTGTTACATGGGTCGTGAGTGGGAACTTAGTTTCCGTTTGGGTATGCGCCCTTGGATTGCTATTGCATATTCAGCACCTGTTGCAACTGCTACTGCTATTTTCTTGATTTATCCAATTGGTCAGGGAAGCTTTTCTGATGGTATGTCTCTAGGAATCTCTAGTACTTTCAACTTTATGATTGTATTCCAGGCTGAGCACAACATCCTTATGCACCCATTTCACATGTTAGGCGTAGCTGGTGTATTCGGCGGCTCCCTATTCAGTGCTATGCATGGTTCCTTGGGAACCTCTAGTTTGATCAGGGAAACCACAGAAAATGAATCTGCTAATGAAGGTTACAGATTCGGTCAAGAGGAAGAAACTTATAATATCGTAGCTGCTCATGGTTATTTTGGCTGA